A section of the Streptomyces sp. V3I8 genome encodes:
- a CDS encoding 3-oxoacyl-ACP reductase, whose amino-acid sequence MSLPLEGRAAVVTGAGRGLGRAEALELARLGAAVVVNDFGQSGRDGSGEASAAPAEEVAAEIRAAGGRAVAHTGDVADLEQAWQLVELAVAEFGQLDVLVNNAGILRDRMVFSMSEDEWDSVIRVHLKGHFNTTRFASAHWRSRSKAAGAPVYGRIVNTSSEAFLAGSAGQPNYAAAKGGIVGLTTSTALALAKYGVTANVICPRARTRMTADVFAGVPAGVRESQGARTEGGAGRLDPLAPEHVAPLVGYLASPAAAGVNGQLLVVHGGMVAVVERPRVAAKFDTRQGVFTYDELDALLTPHYADRPAGETFAAAEVLSLKHG is encoded by the coding sequence ATGTCACTGCCACTTGAGGGACGGGCGGCGGTCGTGACGGGCGCGGGCCGCGGCCTCGGCCGGGCCGAGGCGCTGGAGCTCGCCCGGCTCGGCGCGGCCGTCGTCGTCAACGACTTCGGACAGTCCGGCCGGGACGGCTCGGGCGAGGCGTCGGCCGCGCCCGCCGAGGAGGTCGCCGCCGAGATCCGGGCGGCGGGCGGCCGGGCGGTCGCACACACCGGGGACGTGGCCGACCTGGAACAGGCCTGGCAGCTGGTCGAGTTGGCGGTCGCGGAGTTCGGACAGCTGGACGTCCTCGTCAACAACGCGGGCATCCTGCGCGACCGGATGGTCTTCTCGATGTCCGAGGACGAATGGGACTCCGTGATCCGGGTCCATCTGAAGGGCCACTTCAACACGACCCGCTTCGCGTCCGCGCACTGGCGGTCGCGGTCCAAGGCGGCGGGCGCGCCGGTGTACGGGCGGATCGTGAACACCAGCTCGGAGGCGTTCCTCGCGGGCTCCGCCGGGCAGCCCAACTACGCGGCCGCCAAGGGCGGGATCGTCGGTCTCACGACCTCCACGGCGCTGGCGCTCGCGAAGTACGGCGTCACGGCGAACGTGATCTGCCCGCGCGCCCGGACCCGTATGACGGCGGACGTGTTCGCGGGCGTGCCCGCAGGTGTCCGGGAGTCGCAGGGTGCCCGGACGGAGGGGGGCGCGGGGCGGCTGGATCCACTCGCTCCCGAGCATGTCGCTCCGCTCGTCGGCTACTTGGCCTCTCCGGCGGCCGCGGGCGTCAACGGGCAGCTGCTCGTCGTGCACGGCGGGATGGTCGCGGTCGTCGAACGTCCGCGGGTGGCGGCGAAGTTCGACACCCGACAGGGCGTCTTCACGTACGACGAGCTGGACGCGCTGCTCACGCCCCACTACGCGGACCGGCCGGCGGGAGAGACGTTCGCGGCGGCGGAGGTGCTGAGCCTCAAGCACGGCTGA
- a CDS encoding Zn-dependent alcohol dehydrogenase: MRAAVLQEIGQDKLEVFDDIETKGFGPGRVRIRVRATGLCHSDLSAMAGVLPQPAPFVPGHEGAGEVLEVGEGVTGVRPGDRVVVCWLPACGECAACKRGQTQLCLAGFMNAGTPNFARGGQAGGGSSDLFGFAGTGTFAEEVVVDAGCAVPIPDDVPFDIAALIGCGVTTGLGAALNTADVEAGSSVAVIGCGGVGISAIQGARLKGAAEIVAVDPVLSRREAALRFGATRAVSPEELPDAKQSVTAGEGFDYVFEVVGRSATARTAYDHTRRGGTLVVVGAGAMDDFLQLNMFELFFDEKRILPSMYGGGDVLRSYERTVALWRAGRIDLESLITHRVPLSDINEALDQMRTGVALRTCIEI, encoded by the coding sequence ATGCGCGCAGCCGTACTGCAGGAGATCGGCCAGGACAAGCTGGAGGTGTTCGACGACATCGAGACGAAGGGCTTCGGCCCCGGCCGGGTACGGATCCGGGTACGGGCCACCGGCCTGTGCCACTCGGACCTGTCGGCGATGGCGGGCGTGCTGCCGCAGCCGGCGCCGTTCGTCCCCGGACACGAGGGCGCCGGTGAGGTCCTGGAGGTCGGTGAGGGCGTCACGGGTGTGCGGCCCGGCGACCGGGTCGTCGTCTGCTGGCTGCCCGCGTGCGGGGAGTGCGCCGCCTGCAAACGCGGGCAGACGCAGCTGTGTCTCGCCGGGTTCATGAACGCCGGCACCCCCAACTTCGCGCGCGGCGGACAGGCCGGGGGCGGTTCCTCGGACCTGTTCGGCTTCGCGGGCACCGGGACCTTCGCCGAGGAGGTCGTGGTCGACGCGGGCTGCGCGGTGCCGATCCCGGACGACGTGCCCTTCGACATCGCCGCCCTCATCGGCTGCGGGGTCACCACCGGGCTCGGTGCCGCCCTCAACACCGCGGATGTGGAGGCCGGTTCGTCGGTCGCCGTGATCGGGTGCGGAGGCGTCGGCATCAGCGCGATCCAGGGCGCCCGGCTCAAGGGGGCCGCGGAGATCGTCGCCGTCGACCCCGTCCTCTCGCGCCGCGAGGCCGCGCTGAGGTTCGGCGCCACCCGGGCCGTCTCACCCGAGGAACTCCCCGACGCCAAGCAGTCGGTGACCGCGGGCGAGGGCTTCGACTACGTCTTCGAGGTCGTCGGCCGCTCCGCCACCGCCCGCACGGCGTACGACCACACCCGCCGCGGCGGCACGCTGGTCGTCGTCGGCGCGGGAGCCATGGACGACTTCCTGCAGCTCAACATGTTCGAGCTGTTCTTCGACGAGAAGCGGATCCTGCCGTCCATGTACGGCGGAGGGGACGTCCTGCGGTCGTACGAGCGGACCGTCGCCCTGTGGCGGGCTGGCCGCATCGACCTGGAGAGCCTGATCACGCACCGGGTGCCGCTGAGCGACATCAACGAGGCGCTCGACCAGATGCGTACGGGTGTGGCGCTGCGGACCTGCATCGAGATCTGA